In Frondihabitans sp. PAMC 28766, a genomic segment contains:
- a CDS encoding TIGR01777 family oxidoreductase, whose amino-acid sequence MAQTVLIAGASGLIGTEVTTQLRKAGHEVLSLVRRPTTNASEFTWSPQAGILDYNLLDRADAVINLSGASLSKLPWTSSYKHEIHDSRVDATRTLAQAMHHAANAPATFLSGSAVGFYGDRPFDTLTEESAKGEGFLVDVVVDWEAEANKAPEATRVVTFRTGVVIGPGGAMKPLLALTKAFLGSRLGTGAQIWPWISLHDEAAAIVHLLTSDLDGPVNLAGPVAATSDRLTALTAKDLHRPYKLAVPEFAIRALLGDAGQEMLLSSQHVVPAKLVADGFEFRDDTVEKALGALLGS is encoded by the coding sequence ATGGCACAGACCGTACTGATCGCAGGAGCCTCGGGGCTGATCGGCACGGAGGTGACGACGCAGCTGCGCAAGGCGGGGCACGAGGTGCTGAGCCTCGTGCGCCGGCCGACGACCAACGCGAGCGAGTTCACCTGGTCGCCGCAGGCCGGCATCCTCGACTACAACCTCCTCGATCGGGCCGACGCCGTGATCAACCTCTCGGGCGCATCGCTCTCGAAGCTGCCGTGGACGTCGTCCTACAAGCACGAGATCCACGATTCGCGAGTCGACGCGACCCGCACCCTGGCGCAGGCGATGCACCACGCGGCCAATGCGCCCGCGACCTTCCTCAGCGGCTCGGCGGTCGGTTTCTACGGCGACCGCCCGTTCGACACGCTCACCGAAGAGTCCGCCAAGGGCGAGGGCTTCCTCGTCGACGTCGTGGTCGACTGGGAGGCCGAGGCGAACAAGGCTCCGGAGGCCACGCGCGTCGTCACCTTCCGCACCGGCGTCGTGATCGGCCCGGGGGGTGCCATGAAGCCGCTGCTCGCGCTCACCAAGGCCTTCCTCGGCTCGAGACTCGGTACCGGCGCGCAGATCTGGCCCTGGATCAGCCTCCACGACGAGGCCGCCGCGATCGTGCACCTTTTGACGAGCGACCTCGACGGGCCGGTCAATCTCGCCGGGCCCGTGGCCGCCACGAGCGACCGCCTCACAGCCCTCACGGCGAAAGATCTGCACCGCCCTTACAAGCTGGCCGTGCCCGAGTTCGCGATCCGCGCGCTGCTCGGCGACGCCGGCCAGGAGATGCTGCTCTCGAGCCAGCACGTCGTGCCCGCCAAGCTCGTGGCCGACGGCTTCGAGTTCAGAGACGACACCGTCGAGAAGGCTCTAGGCGCGCTGCTCGGCTCGTGA
- a CDS encoding GNAT family N-acetyltransferase, whose translation MVHFREIAVDEPEAHALLEAYFAERIATFPDPAGYTTTSPSPEAFVPPAGVFVVVDLDTGETGVACGGIRRLTPGPSGGLRYEVKHLFVAPAGRGRGLGRKLLAELERRAKAFGADVAVLDTNDSLTAAGGLYRTSGYETIEPYNDNPNATTWYAKAL comes from the coding sequence GTGGTGCACTTCCGAGAGATCGCCGTCGACGAGCCCGAGGCGCACGCGCTTCTCGAGGCGTACTTCGCCGAGCGGATCGCGACCTTCCCCGATCCTGCGGGTTACACGACGACGTCCCCCTCTCCCGAGGCATTCGTGCCGCCCGCCGGAGTGTTCGTCGTGGTCGACCTCGACACCGGTGAGACCGGCGTCGCATGCGGCGGGATCCGACGCCTGACGCCGGGCCCGTCGGGCGGGCTCCGCTATGAGGTCAAGCACCTCTTCGTCGCGCCGGCCGGGCGCGGTCGCGGCCTCGGACGGAAGCTGCTCGCCGAGCTCGAACGGCGCGCGAAGGCGTTCGGCGCCGACGTCGCCGTGCTCGACACGAACGACAGCCTAACGGCCGCCGGCGGCCTGTACCGCACGTCGGGCTACGAGACGATCGAGCCGTACAACGACAACCCGAACGCGACCACCTGGTACGCGAAGGCGCTCTAG
- a CDS encoding class I adenylate-forming enzyme family protein, whose amino-acid sequence MDSLASLIAARSSDSPTAPYLEDARSDRVVTFGDLEARAAEWAEAFAAGAVSPGATVVIDVTDPLSFAVAHLSVVASGRRSVPVNPQGTWAETLKSAALGSSEAIVTDRAEPGETDVQVFRPESATGAPQAGEHQDPAARIIEAASAGSVILFTSGSTGQPKGVEITEAQLLYVARAIADHNALTSADRGFNSLPLFHVNAEVVGLLSTLVAGATLVLDRGFHKTGFWELLAERRITWLNAVPAILAVLAKSGPAVPPESLRFVRSASSALPEAVRTTFRGIPMIISYGMTEGASQITATPLGQDPRPGSVGLPVGDEIEPRDTDGNALPVGEIGELWIRGPGVVTHYFQGRAADRFDAEGWLRTGDLGHLDADGWVYLAGRTDDVINRGGEKVYPAEVEDVLLEDARVREAVVVARPDAILGSVPVAYVIPADLDSPADARAALAADLTARCEAELPRFKRPLDVTVVDDLPRTPTGKVQRNRTRDMVAEASKA is encoded by the coding sequence ATGGATTCCCTGGCCTCGCTGATCGCAGCCCGCTCGAGCGATTCGCCGACGGCTCCCTATCTCGAAGACGCCCGCTCCGACCGCGTCGTCACGTTCGGCGACCTCGAAGCGCGTGCAGCGGAGTGGGCCGAGGCCTTCGCCGCGGGCGCGGTCTCCCCCGGCGCCACCGTCGTCATCGACGTGACCGACCCACTGAGCTTCGCCGTGGCCCATCTGTCGGTCGTCGCCTCCGGTCGCCGCAGCGTGCCCGTCAACCCGCAGGGCACCTGGGCCGAGACGCTCAAGTCGGCGGCCCTCGGCTCGTCGGAGGCGATCGTGACCGACCGGGCCGAGCCCGGAGAGACGGACGTGCAGGTCTTCCGCCCCGAGAGCGCGACCGGTGCCCCGCAGGCCGGTGAGCACCAGGATCCTGCGGCCCGCATCATCGAAGCGGCGTCGGCCGGCTCCGTGATCCTCTTCACCTCCGGGTCGACCGGGCAGCCGAAAGGGGTCGAGATCACCGAGGCGCAGCTGCTCTACGTCGCCCGGGCGATCGCCGACCACAACGCGCTGACCAGCGCCGACCGCGGTTTCAACTCGCTGCCGCTCTTCCATGTCAACGCCGAGGTCGTCGGCCTGCTGTCGACGCTCGTCGCCGGGGCCACGCTGGTGCTCGACAGGGGATTCCACAAGACCGGCTTCTGGGAGCTGCTCGCCGAACGCCGCATCACCTGGCTGAACGCGGTGCCGGCGATCCTGGCCGTGCTCGCCAAGTCGGGGCCGGCCGTGCCGCCCGAGAGCCTCCGCTTCGTGCGCAGCGCCTCGTCGGCTCTGCCCGAGGCCGTCCGCACGACCTTCCGCGGCATCCCGATGATCATCAGCTACGGCATGACCGAGGGCGCGAGCCAGATCACAGCCACTCCCCTGGGTCAGGATCCGCGCCCGGGCTCCGTCGGCCTCCCGGTCGGCGACGAGATCGAGCCGCGGGACACCGACGGCAATGCTCTGCCGGTCGGCGAGATCGGCGAGCTCTGGATCCGCGGGCCCGGAGTCGTCACCCATTACTTCCAGGGGCGCGCCGCCGACAGGTTCGACGCCGAGGGCTGGCTGCGCACCGGTGACCTCGGGCACCTCGACGCCGACGGCTGGGTGTATCTCGCGGGCCGCACCGACGACGTCATCAATCGCGGCGGCGAGAAGGTCTATCCCGCCGAGGTCGAGGACGTCCTGCTCGAGGACGCTCGCGTGCGCGAGGCGGTCGTCGTGGCCCGGCCCGACGCGATCCTGGGCTCCGTGCCCGTCGCCTACGTGATCCCCGCCGACCTCGACTCGCCCGCCGACGCCCGCGCCGCGCTGGCCGCCGACCTGACGGCTCGCTGCGAAGCCGAGCTGCCCCGATTCAAGCGGCCCCTCGACGTCACCGTCGTCGACGACCTCCCCCGGACGCCCACCGGCAAGGTGCAGCGCAACCGCACGCGCGACATGGTGGCGGAGGCGTCGAAGGCGTGA
- a CDS encoding histidine phosphatase family protein, producing MSHYLYLIRHGEQQDAEYGLPDGPLSERGKRQAKAIAQRLGGVPFDAAWHSPLERATETAAIMTEMMPALTPRPSTLLFDCIPSGPTPDMPSAFKPFFGGITEQEIEAGEAQMSDAVAEYLTPAREDRHDLLITHNFVIGWFVREVFGAPAWRWMGVNQANCGLTIIRVRSAKPPELVTHNDLGHLPVELRTGLPVEQPI from the coding sequence GTGTCGCACTACCTCTATCTCATCCGTCACGGCGAGCAGCAGGACGCCGAGTACGGCCTGCCCGACGGCCCCCTCTCAGAGCGCGGCAAGCGGCAGGCCAAGGCCATCGCCCAGCGTCTCGGCGGCGTGCCGTTCGACGCCGCCTGGCACTCGCCGCTCGAGCGCGCCACCGAGACGGCGGCGATCATGACCGAGATGATGCCCGCGCTGACGCCGCGGCCCTCTACTCTGCTGTTCGACTGCATCCCGTCCGGGCCGACACCCGACATGCCGAGCGCGTTCAAGCCGTTCTTCGGTGGCATCACCGAGCAGGAGATCGAGGCCGGCGAGGCCCAGATGTCCGACGCCGTCGCCGAATACCTCACCCCGGCTCGCGAAGACCGTCACGATCTGCTGATCACCCACAACTTCGTGATCGGCTGGTTCGTGCGCGAGGTGTTCGGCGCCCCGGCATGGCGTTGGATGGGGGTGAATCAGGCCAACTGCGGCCTGACCATCATCCGAGTGCGCTCGGCGAAGCCGCCAGAACTCGTGACCCACAACGACCTCGGCCATCTGCCGGTCGAGTTGCGCACGGGGCTGCCGGTCGAGCAGCCGATCTAG
- a CDS encoding polyribonucleotide nucleotidyltransferase encodes MEGPEIKFAEAVIDNGKFGTRTVRFETGRLAQQAQGAVAAYLDEETMLLSATSASKNPKDNFDFFPLTVDVEERSYAAGKIPGSFFRREGRPSTEAILVCRLIDRPLRPSFVEGLRNEVQIVITVLSIAPDEFYDALAINAASASTQISGLPFSGPVAGVRLALIRGQWVAFPKASQLADAVFDLTVAGRVVTDASGNEDVAIMMVEAEATEHAWGLIQGGDTKPDEAVVAQGLEAAKPFLKVLVEAQAKLAAQSAKAIADYPVFPPYTDEVYSAVAAVAEEELKAVYQIAAKVERQDADDALKSRVKAAIAEQVEAGTLPATATGQVSGAYKSVTKKVVRSRILTEQIRMDGRGLADIRPLDAEVQVIPRVHGSAIFQRGETQILGVTTLNMLKMEQQIDSLSPITKKRYLHHYNFPPYSTGETGRVGSPKRREIGHGFLAERALVPVLPSREEFPYAIRQVSEALSSNGSTSMGSVCASTLSLLNAGVPLKAPVAGIAMGLVSDEVDGQTRYAALTDILGAEDALGDMDFKVAGTSEFVTAIQLDTKLDGIPSAVLDAALKQAKEARTAILNVLNSAIDAPDEMAPTAPRVISVQIPQDKIGELIGPKGKTINAIQDETGADISIEEDGTVYIGAVDGPSAEAARAQVNAIANPTNPEIGEQFLGTVVKIATFGAFVSLLPGKDGLLHISEVRKLAGGKRVENVEDVLGVGQKILVEITKIDDRGKLSLAPVIADEADTDSSGATEVSEDASVEV; translated from the coding sequence ATGGAGGGTCCAGAAATCAAATTCGCCGAAGCCGTCATCGACAACGGCAAGTTCGGCACCAGGACGGTCCGGTTCGAGACCGGCCGTCTCGCGCAGCAGGCTCAGGGAGCCGTCGCCGCGTACCTCGACGAAGAGACCATGCTTCTCTCCGCCACCTCCGCTTCGAAGAATCCGAAGGACAACTTCGACTTCTTCCCGCTGACCGTCGACGTCGAAGAGCGCTCGTACGCCGCGGGCAAGATCCCCGGCTCGTTCTTCCGCCGCGAGGGCCGCCCCTCGACCGAGGCGATCCTGGTCTGCCGTCTGATCGACCGGCCCCTGCGCCCCTCGTTCGTCGAGGGCCTCCGCAACGAGGTGCAGATCGTCATCACGGTGCTCAGCATCGCTCCTGACGAGTTCTACGACGCTCTGGCCATCAACGCGGCCAGCGCCTCGACCCAGATCTCGGGTCTACCCTTCTCCGGCCCTGTCGCCGGTGTGCGCCTCGCGCTCATCAGGGGCCAGTGGGTCGCCTTCCCGAAGGCCTCGCAGCTCGCCGACGCCGTCTTCGATCTGACGGTCGCCGGCCGCGTCGTCACGGATGCCTCGGGCAACGAAGACGTCGCGATCATGATGGTCGAGGCCGAGGCCACCGAGCACGCCTGGGGCCTCATCCAGGGCGGCGACACCAAGCCCGACGAGGCCGTCGTCGCACAGGGCCTCGAGGCGGCCAAGCCGTTCCTCAAGGTGCTCGTCGAGGCGCAGGCCAAGCTCGCGGCGCAGTCCGCCAAGGCCATCGCCGACTACCCGGTCTTCCCGCCCTACACCGACGAGGTCTACTCGGCCGTCGCCGCTGTCGCGGAGGAAGAGCTCAAGGCCGTCTATCAGATCGCCGCCAAGGTCGAGCGTCAGGATGCCGACGACGCCCTGAAGAGCCGCGTCAAGGCCGCCATCGCCGAGCAGGTCGAGGCCGGCACGTTGCCTGCCACGGCCACCGGCCAGGTCTCGGGCGCCTACAAGTCGGTCACCAAGAAGGTCGTCCGCTCGCGCATCCTGACCGAGCAGATCCGCATGGACGGCCGCGGCCTCGCCGACATCCGCCCGCTCGACGCCGAAGTGCAGGTCATCCCGCGCGTGCACGGCTCCGCCATCTTCCAGCGCGGCGAGACCCAGATCCTGGGTGTCACCACGCTCAACATGCTCAAGATGGAGCAGCAGATCGACTCGCTGAGCCCGATCACCAAGAAACGCTACCTGCACCACTACAACTTCCCGCCCTACTCGACCGGTGAGACCGGCCGAGTGGGTTCGCCGAAGCGCCGCGAGATCGGCCACGGCTTCCTGGCCGAGCGCGCCCTCGTCCCGGTCCTGCCGTCGCGTGAAGAGTTCCCCTACGCGATCCGTCAGGTCTCCGAGGCGCTGTCCTCCAACGGCTCCACCTCGATGGGTTCGGTCTGCGCCTCGACGCTCTCCCTCCTCAACGCCGGTGTTCCGCTGAAGGCCCCCGTCGCCGGTATTGCCATGGGTCTCGTCTCCGACGAGGTCGACGGCCAGACGCGCTACGCCGCCCTGACCGACATCCTGGGCGCCGAAGACGCGCTCGGCGACATGGACTTCAAGGTCGCCGGCACGTCGGAGTTCGTCACCGCGATCCAGCTCGACACGAAGCTCGACGGCATCCCGTCGGCCGTGCTCGACGCCGCCCTCAAGCAGGCGAAGGAGGCCCGCACGGCCATCCTGAACGTGCTGAACAGCGCGATCGACGCCCCCGACGAGATGGCGCCCACGGCTCCTCGCGTCATCAGCGTCCAGATCCCGCAGGACAAGATCGGCGAGCTGATCGGCCCGAAGGGCAAGACGATCAACGCGATCCAGGACGAGACCGGTGCCGACATCTCGATCGAGGAAGACGGCACCGTGTACATCGGCGCCGTCGACGGCCCCTCGGCCGAGGCTGCGCGGGCGCAGGTCAACGCCATCGCCAACCCGACCAACCCCGAGATCGGCGAGCAGTTCTTGGGCACGGTCGTCAAGATCGCGACCTTCGGTGCCTTCGTCTCGCTGCTCCCCGGCAAGGACGGCCTCCTGCACATCAGCGAGGTGCGCAAGCTCGCCGGTGGCAAGCGCGTCGAAAACGTCGAAGACGTGCTCGGTGTGGGCCAGAAGATCCTGGTCGAGATCACCAAGATCGACGACCGCGGCAAGCTCTCGCTCGCCCCGGTGATCGCCGACGAGGCCGACACCGACTCGTCCGGCGCGACCGAGGTCTCGGAAGACGCCTCCGTCGAGGTCTAG
- a CDS encoding pitrilysin family protein — MNGPVPLPLDDLELSFRVSGDELVRRSVLPSGIRILTERMAGARSATVGFWVAVGSRDETAAERGSTHFLEHLLFKGTPTRSAFDISVSFESVGGEHNAATAKEYTCYYAKVRDVDVDMAVDVLADMVTSSVIDPDEFEVERGVILDELAMADDDAGDVGSERLFESVLGDHPLGRPIGGSPDSIRAARRDDVVRHYRENYRPQDLVVTVAGAVDHEALVGRITAALRSAGWPDTEATPVPRRPTATAELSQGAPAVVIPRPLEQATVMLAVPGLALTDPRRPTLSILNAVLGGGMSSRLFQEIREKRGLAYSVYSFTPSYSDAGLFGLYAGSAPRNAVEVSKLMLDEFDRLADDGITEHEFERSLGMLGGAAALALEDSDTRMNRLGRAEISTGEFVDLDESLARLARVTSEGVQELARELRSRVLSTVVVGDVEPALFDAVVAEPVATTPPA; from the coding sequence ATGAACGGACCTGTCCCGCTTCCCCTCGACGACCTCGAGCTCAGCTTCCGCGTGTCCGGCGACGAACTGGTGCGACGCAGCGTGCTTCCGTCGGGCATCCGCATCCTCACCGAGCGCATGGCCGGGGCCCGCAGCGCCACCGTCGGCTTCTGGGTCGCGGTGGGCTCGCGCGACGAGACGGCTGCCGAACGCGGGTCGACGCACTTCCTCGAGCACCTGCTCTTCAAGGGCACGCCGACACGCAGCGCGTTCGACATCTCGGTGAGCTTCGAGTCGGTCGGCGGCGAGCACAATGCCGCCACGGCCAAGGAGTACACCTGCTATTACGCCAAGGTGCGTGACGTCGACGTCGACATGGCCGTCGACGTGCTGGCCGACATGGTGACCTCGTCGGTGATCGACCCCGACGAGTTCGAGGTCGAGCGCGGCGTGATCCTCGACGAGTTGGCCATGGCCGACGACGACGCCGGCGACGTGGGCAGCGAGCGTCTCTTCGAGTCGGTGCTCGGCGACCACCCGCTCGGCAGGCCGATCGGCGGTTCGCCCGACAGCATCCGCGCCGCCCGTCGCGACGACGTCGTGCGGCACTATCGCGAGAACTATCGGCCGCAAGACCTCGTCGTCACGGTCGCGGGCGCCGTCGACCACGAGGCGCTCGTCGGTCGGATCACGGCCGCGCTCCGCTCGGCGGGCTGGCCCGACACCGAAGCGACCCCCGTGCCCCGGCGCCCCACGGCGACCGCAGAGCTCTCGCAGGGCGCACCGGCCGTGGTGATCCCGCGGCCGCTCGAACAGGCCACCGTCATGCTGGCCGTGCCGGGGCTCGCGCTGACCGACCCGCGGCGGCCGACCCTCAGCATCCTGAACGCCGTTCTCGGGGGAGGGATGTCGTCGCGCCTCTTCCAGGAGATCCGCGAGAAGAGGGGACTCGCCTACTCGGTCTACTCGTTCACGCCGAGCTACTCCGACGCCGGGCTCTTCGGGCTGTACGCCGGCAGTGCCCCGCGCAACGCCGTCGAGGTGTCGAAGCTCATGCTCGACGAGTTCGACCGACTGGCCGACGACGGCATCACCGAGCACGAGTTCGAGCGGTCGCTCGGCATGCTCGGCGGGGCCGCCGCGCTGGCCCTCGAAGACAGCGACACGCGCATGAACCGCCTCGGCCGAGCCGAGATCTCGACCGGAGAGTTCGTCGACCTCGACGAGTCGCTGGCGCGCCTGGCCCGAGTCACCAGTGAGGGTGTGCAAGAGCTCGCCCGCGAACTTCGCTCGAGAGTACTGTCCACTGTGGTCGTCGGCGACGTCGAGCCTGCCCTGTTCGATGCCGTTGTCGCCGAGCCGGTCGCAACGACGCCTCCGGCGTAG
- a CDS encoding acyltransferase, with protein sequence MSTTASREGDLPEQIVEGDPSASVAPRRKHLYEVDILRILTFACVIAVHAVSHAAGPDDVVQNGFLVLVHFTREVFFALTAFVLVYSFQMKPRPLKEFWPRRFLLVGVPYISWSAIYVFSNWVHDSTRIDGLQLLDTFWYDLYTGTAWYHLYFLLVTMQVYLLLPVLVWLVAKTRRFHVLVVVVAFVFQLLVTASYLYDRSFTAPWNKYQNIEFWSYLFMIVVGAVAADHRVQLLSWVRAHRIRIAWIALAGAVLSIGVYAFNLSLGYGPSKAATALQPVTIVWSVPVILGFLALGTKWADQRVAGSRMARLVDTASDRSFGIFLAHPYMIWLLLAGGGWLAKTIPSPWLSPVLYVLVVVTTVALIEIVRRTPLSLALTGRPYRSRKTKAAAVEAAAAKARA encoded by the coding sequence GTGAGCACGACGGCAAGCCGCGAAGGCGATCTCCCCGAGCAGATCGTCGAGGGCGACCCGAGCGCGTCGGTCGCCCCTCGACGCAAGCACCTCTACGAGGTCGACATCCTGCGGATCCTGACCTTCGCCTGCGTCATCGCGGTGCACGCGGTCAGCCATGCCGCAGGTCCCGACGACGTCGTGCAGAACGGGTTCCTGGTGCTGGTGCACTTCACCCGCGAGGTGTTCTTCGCGCTGACGGCGTTCGTGCTGGTCTACAGCTTCCAGATGAAGCCGCGGCCGCTCAAGGAGTTCTGGCCCCGGCGCTTCCTCCTGGTCGGTGTGCCCTACATTTCGTGGTCGGCGATCTACGTCTTCTCGAACTGGGTGCACGATTCGACGCGAATTGACGGCCTGCAGCTGCTCGACACCTTCTGGTACGACCTGTACACCGGCACCGCCTGGTACCACCTCTACTTCTTGCTCGTGACGATGCAGGTGTACCTGCTGCTGCCGGTGCTCGTCTGGCTCGTGGCGAAGACGCGTCGATTCCACGTGCTGGTCGTGGTCGTGGCGTTCGTGTTCCAGCTGCTCGTCACGGCGAGTTACTTGTACGACCGCTCGTTCACGGCGCCCTGGAACAAATACCAGAACATCGAGTTCTGGAGCTACCTGTTCATGATCGTGGTCGGCGCCGTCGCCGCCGACCACCGGGTGCAGCTGCTCTCGTGGGTGCGCGCGCACCGCATCCGCATCGCCTGGATCGCTCTGGCCGGCGCCGTCCTGTCGATCGGCGTCTACGCGTTCAATCTCTCGCTCGGGTACGGGCCCTCGAAGGCGGCGACGGCGCTGCAGCCGGTCACGATCGTCTGGAGCGTGCCCGTCATCCTGGGGTTCCTCGCTCTCGGCACGAAATGGGCGGATCAGAGAGTCGCCGGGTCGCGGATGGCTCGCCTGGTCGACACTGCCTCCGACCGCTCGTTCGGCATCTTCCTCGCCCATCCGTACATGATCTGGCTGCTGCTGGCCGGCGGCGGCTGGCTCGCGAAGACGATCCCGTCGCCGTGGCTGAGCCCGGTGCTCTACGTCCTGGTCGTCGTCACGACAGTCGCTCTGATCGAGATCGTGCGCCGGACGCCGCTCAGCCTGGCGCTGACGGGTCGCCCCTACCGCTCGCGGAAGACCAAGGCCGCGGCTGTCGAGGCCGCCGCCGCGAAGGCCCGCGCCTGA
- a CDS encoding aldo/keto reductase has product MSEPRAHGRHTNPLAPIKTVPVDLGIIQPRRRLGVSDLRVFPVALSGNVFGWTADEQQTFDVLDTYLQVGGNFIDTADSYTNGLSETLIGSWLASRVARDDIVLATKVGKSEDNPGLTPRAMERAVDASLARLGTDRIDLLYLHIDDSEVAFERTLLGVDRLIRAGKVRYFGGSDHSGNRLYEARIAAGMLGVAPMVALQNQYSLVRRTEYERDLAKVAAQQRLAVMPRFALASGFLTGKYRTKADIKGHRRGSEVAKLLTKRNLRIVSELDRIASLHAAPVAAVALAWLLAKPNVVAPVASATSPHQVLELAEATRVQLTRHEMAELDRVSA; this is encoded by the coding sequence GTGTCCGAACCTCGAGCCCACGGCCGTCACACGAACCCGCTCGCCCCGATCAAGACGGTTCCGGTCGACCTCGGCATCATCCAGCCGCGTCGTCGCCTCGGTGTCTCCGACCTGCGGGTGTTCCCGGTGGCGCTCAGCGGCAACGTCTTCGGGTGGACCGCCGACGAGCAGCAGACCTTCGATGTGCTCGACACCTACCTCCAGGTCGGCGGCAACTTCATCGACACCGCCGACTCGTATACGAATGGGCTCAGCGAGACCCTGATCGGCTCGTGGCTCGCGTCGCGCGTCGCCCGCGACGACATCGTGCTCGCGACGAAGGTGGGTAAGAGCGAAGACAATCCGGGCCTCACCCCCCGCGCCATGGAGCGAGCCGTCGACGCCTCGCTCGCTCGTCTCGGCACCGACCGCATCGACCTGCTCTATCTGCACATCGACGACAGCGAGGTGGCCTTCGAACGGACCCTTCTGGGCGTCGACCGCCTGATTCGAGCAGGCAAGGTGCGGTACTTCGGGGGCTCCGACCATTCGGGCAACCGGCTCTACGAAGCCAGGATCGCCGCCGGCATGCTCGGTGTCGCGCCGATGGTGGCCCTTCAGAACCAGTACAGCCTCGTCCGCCGCACCGAATACGAACGTGATCTCGCGAAGGTCGCGGCGCAGCAGCGCTTGGCGGTCATGCCGCGTTTCGCGCTGGCGAGCGGGTTCTTGACGGGCAAGTACCGCACGAAGGCCGACATCAAGGGGCATCGCCGCGGCAGCGAGGTGGCGAAGCTGCTGACGAAACGCAACCTCAGGATCGTGAGCGAGCTCGACCGCATCGCCTCGCTGCACGCCGCCCCGGTGGCTGCCGTCGCGCTCGCGTGGCTGCTCGCCAAGCCGAACGTGGTGGCGCCGGTCGCGAGTGCGACGTCGCCGCACCAGGTTCTGGAGCTGGCCGAGGCCACTCGCGTGCAGTTGACCCGGCACGAGATGGCCGAGCTGGACCGCGTCAGCGCCTAG
- the dapB gene encoding 4-hydroxy-tetrahydrodipicolinate reductase, whose amino-acid sequence MSTRVAVVGATGRMGQLFLRLIDEGPDLELYAALGSRDDLEGVVGADLAVDVTVPAVSPGIVEKAVRAGIPVLVGTSGWSEPRLASLRRVVAEVDGPGVLVVPNFSIGSVLATTFATMAARFYESVEIIETHHPGKVDSPSGTAIRTAELIADARRDLGPVIAPHADQRARGQQVASVLVHSLRLPGIEARQEVVFGGSGETLTLTHDTTSQTAYEQGIRVALAAAPTISGVVVGLDQVLPLGTSR is encoded by the coding sequence ATGTCAACTCGCGTCGCCGTCGTCGGAGCCACCGGTCGGATGGGGCAGCTCTTCCTCCGGCTGATCGACGAGGGCCCCGACCTCGAGCTCTACGCCGCTCTCGGCAGCCGTGACGACCTCGAGGGCGTCGTCGGCGCAGACCTCGCCGTCGACGTCACCGTGCCCGCGGTCAGCCCCGGAATCGTCGAGAAGGCGGTGCGGGCCGGCATCCCCGTGCTCGTCGGCACGTCCGGCTGGTCGGAGCCGCGCCTCGCGAGCCTTCGCCGCGTCGTCGCCGAGGTCGACGGCCCCGGCGTCCTGGTCGTCCCCAACTTCTCGATCGGCTCGGTGCTGGCCACCACCTTCGCCACGATGGCCGCGCGCTTCTACGAGTCGGTCGAGATCATCGAGACGCACCACCCCGGCAAGGTCGACTCGCCCTCGGGCACCGCCATCCGCACGGCCGAGCTCATCGCCGACGCACGGCGAGACCTCGGGCCCGTGATCGCCCCGCACGCCGACCAGCGGGCCCGCGGCCAGCAGGTCGCGAGCGTGCTCGTGCACAGCCTGCGGCTGCCGGGCATCGAGGCGCGCCAGGAGGTCGTCTTCGGCGGCTCGGGCGAGACGCTCACCCTCACGCACGACACCACCTCGCAGACCGCCTACGAGCAGGGCATCCGTGTCGCGCTGGCCGCGGCGCCGACCATCTCGGGCGTCGTCGTGGGGCTCGACCAGGTGCTGCCTCTGGGGACGTCGCGATGA
- a CDS encoding TetR/AcrR family transcriptional regulator codes for MQPGPGAKNRVLVTADRLFYDEGIRTVGVDRLIAESSVTKATFYKHFGAKDNLVLEYIGRRRDEAKALADSISAAADGSLETLRGIRDSIVDDIQSDGFRGCPFINAAAEFADAAHPVRRIVVQHRDWYTETMVELFRGAKHPMSGDAADEFLLARDGAMVGGYEGDAIAATAALIRVTDRLFADCK; via the coding sequence TTGCAACCGGGCCCAGGCGCGAAGAACCGCGTGCTCGTCACGGCCGATCGTCTCTTCTACGACGAAGGCATCCGCACCGTCGGCGTCGACCGGCTGATCGCCGAGTCGTCGGTCACCAAGGCCACGTTCTACAAGCACTTCGGCGCCAAAGACAATCTCGTCCTCGAGTACATCGGGCGGCGTCGCGACGAGGCCAAGGCACTCGCCGACTCGATCAGCGCTGCTGCCGACGGTTCTCTCGAGACGCTTCGCGGCATCCGCGACTCCATCGTCGACGACATCCAGAGCGACGGATTCCGCGGCTGCCCCTTCATCAACGCGGCCGCCGAGTTCGCCGACGCGGCCCACCCCGTTCGCCGCATCGTCGTACAGCACCGCGACTGGTACACCGAAACCATGGTCGAGCTGTTCCGCGGCGCCAAGCACCCGATGTCGGGTGACGCAGCCGACGAGTTCCTCCTCGCCCGCGACGGAGCCATGGTCGGCGGCTACGAGGGCGACGCCATCGCTGCCACGGCCGCCCTCATCCGGGTGACCGACCGGCTGTTCGCCGACTGCAAGTAG